From the Companilactobacillus ginsenosidimutans genome, the window TTAAACGAACTACTCAACGATTGAAGTCTAAACTACATACCACAGAGGACGTGCCAAGCTCTTTGGAATTTATATTGTTTGAGGTGTCTATCAGACGATACAACCGCATGAGTAACGAGGGCATGACCTCTTATTCACAGGACGGAGAAAGTATTACGTTTAGTGATGATGACTTTTCGGGCTTTGAAAACGACATTACGGACTATTTGAAAGAACATTCAGAGAACCCGTTGCCTACGATCAAGTTTGTTGACCCGTATTCATTCGGGAGGAAATACTAATGCGATTTGATACTCCGATCACGTTTTACACTGATCCGAGCAACAAATACAACCCG encodes:
- a CDS encoding phage head-tail connector protein is translated as MKSKLHTTEDVPSSLEFILFEVSIRRYNRMSNEGMTSYSQDGESITFSDDDFSGFENDITDYLKEHSENPLPTIKFVDPYSFGRKY